The segment CTGTAGACCGGCTCGATCGCCGACCGCAGGCCCTGGAAGGCGAAGCGGAGGAGCGGGGTGTCGCCGGGCGTCCCCTCACCCGTCCGGTACAGCTGGTGCCGGACCGGGTGGTAGTAGTAAGTGCCCGGTTCCAGGCCCGCGATGCCGCGCAGCTCCACGTACAGCTGCGTCGCGTACAGCGCGCCCGGTGACGCGTAACCGTACTTCGGGAGCAGCCGCTCCTCGCTCGTGAACTGGCCGCACCAGCGCAGGACTTCCCCCAGGTCCGCCGCCGTCAGACTGCCGACCGCCCGCGAGCCGATGCCCTCCGGGCGGCGGGCCAGAGCCGCCAGGATGTCCGCGCGCGTGGCCTCCCCGCCCTCGTAGAAGCGGTAGGTCTTGCGGGCGAAGACCGTGCGCCGCATCCGGTCCGTGGGCGTGCTCCCGGCCAGCACGACCGTGGGGAGGCCCGCCAGGTCGGCGTCGGGACGGGTGCCGGCGTTCGACAGCTGCGCCTTGACCTGGAGCTTCGACTCCTTGGACTGGTGATGGGCGCCGTGATTGCCCTGGTCCATCAGGGCGGCTTCCTTCGGCGACAGCTCGACGCAGGCGACGAGGTTCTGGAAACCCGTGCGGGGCTCGTCCTTCACGATGACCGCCGCGTTCTTCACCCAGTCGTGGTTCTCGATCGCCAGCGCGATCTCGTCCAGCTCCACGCGGAAGCCGCGCAGCTTGATCTGGTTGTCGGCGCGGCCGGCGAACTGGACGGTGCCGTCCTCGTTCCAGTGGGCCAGGTCGCCGGTCCGGTAGAGACGCTCGCCGCTGTCGGTGGTGATGAAACGCTCCGCCGTCAGCTCGGGACGGTCCAGGTACCCCCGCGCCACCTGGACCCCGCCGATGCACAGCTCGCCGTCGCGTATGTGGAAGGTCGTGCCGTACGCCGGTCTGCCGATCGGTATGGCGGTGGAGGCGGCGGGGCCGGTCGGGTCGCACACGGTCGCGCGGTCGACCGTGTGCGAGGAGGCGTTGATCGTGCACTCGGTGGGGCCGTAGAGGTTGATCAGCTCGGCGGCCGGGAGCTCGGCGAGGAGCTGCGCCGCGAGGTTGCGGGAGAGGATCTCACCGCCCGAGTACACACGGCGCAGGGTGGTGCAGGAGGCGAGACGCTCGGTGTCGACCAAGGCCTGGAGGAGGGTGGGGACGCCCTGCAGCATCGTCGCGCGGTGGGTGCGGATCGTGTCGATGAGGGCCTCGGGGTCCCGGTAGACACCGGGCGGGCCCACGGCGACACGGGCGCCGACGGCCGGAGCGAGAATCTCCCACTGCGCCGCGTCGAAGCTCATCGGCGTCTTCTGGAGGACGACGGCGCCCGGGGCGAGTCGGTGTTCCGCCGCCAGCCAGCGCATCTGGGCCGCGAGCGAGCGGTGCTCGACCATGACGCCCTTCGGCCGGCCCGTCGAGCCCGAGGTGTAGATGACGTACGCGAGGTCCGTCTCCCGGATGTCGTACGCCTCCGGCTCCTCACCCGCGGTGCGCCAGGCGTGCCGCACGGCATCGCCGAGGGTGACGACGGTCGTACCGGGCGGGGAGAGGTCGGTGACGCGGGCGCGGAGGTGGTCCTGGGTGAGGACGATGCGGGCGGCGCTGTCCTCGACCATGTACCGGACGCGTTCCTCCGGGTACTCGGGGGAGAGGGGGACGTAGGCGGCGCCGGAGCAGAGGGTGCCCCACGTCGCCGTGACCAGTTCGAGTGACGGCTCGATGTGGACGCCGACGCGGGTGTCCGCCGCCGCGCCCAGGGAGCGGAGGTACTGGGCCAGCACCAGGGCGCCCTCCGAGAGCTCCCGGAAGGTGAGAATCTCGTCCTCGTATGCCACGGCGGTGGCGTCGGGGCGGTGCAGGGTCTCGGCGTAGAGGAGCCGGTCGAGCGTGCGCATGGTGGTCCCTTCTGTGTACTGCCCCCCGCCCCCGCGCCCGCGTTGTGGGCCCCAGCGGGACGATTGCCCACACGGGCGGGTGGCGGCGGGCGCAGGGCGTGTGTCCGCACGGCGGGTGGCGAGGGCGCGGGGCGTGTGCCGGCACGGCGGCGGGCGGGGAGTGTGGGCTTGGCACGCACCGGCGGTCCGGGGAGCCGGCGGGGCGGGGTCAGCGGTAGATCAGGAGTTCCTGTTCTGTCGCGCCCCTCAGTTCGTAGCGGGTTCTCACCAGGGGGCGGCCCGCGTAGATCCGGATCAGGGTCGACGCGTCGCCCTTGAAGGTGGCCGGGGGGCGGCCCTCGATCTCGTTGCCGAGGGAGACCCGGGACGTCGTGCCGTCCTCCAGGACTCCCACCAGGCGCGGGGTCTCGCGCTTGCGGCTCGTCACCGACAGGAGGGGGAGCGCCAGTTCCAGAGCCTTGCCGCAGTACGCGCCCGGTTCGCCGAAGGCCTCCCTCACGTCTCCCGCGTGGACCCATTCGCCGAGCGCCACCGCGTCCAGCCGGCCGTCCTCGCGTCGGGCGATGACCGGTCCCGCTTCCGTCAGGCCGCGTTCCAGTTCGTCGAGGATCCGGGCCAGCGGCCAGTCCTCGCGTTCGGCGACGTCGCAGGCGTTCGCCTCGGGCAGGAACACGCCCTCTTCCAAGCGGTCCTCGACGATCCTGACCAGGGCCGCACCGCAGTGGGCCAGGACCTGCCGCGCCGTCCACCCGGGGCAGGCGGTGCGGAGCTCGTACGCCTCCTCGGGTGTCCGGCGCAGGAGCGGCATCAGCAGGTCCCGTTCCGTCCTGAGGAGGCGGTCCGGGAGCCACGGGTCGCGCCCGTCATCGTTCGTACACATCATCAGTAGCGGTAGTGGTCCGGCTTGTACGGGCCCTCCACCGGGACCCCGATGTACGACGCCTGCTCGGGGCGGAGGGTCGTGAGGCGTACGCCCAGGGCGTCCAGGTGCAGGCGGGCGACCTTCTCGTCCAGGTGCTTGGGGAGGGTGTAGACGCCGACGGGGTAGTCGGACGCCTTCGTGAAGAGTTCGATCTGCGCGAGCGTCTGGTCGGCGAAGGAGTTCGACATCACGAAGGACGGGTGGCCGGTCGCGTTGCCGAGGTTCAGCAGGCGGCCTTCCGACAGGACGATGACGACCTTGCCGTCCTCGAACGTCCACGTGTGGACCTGCGGCTTGACCTCGTCCTTCACGATCCCGGGGATCCGCGCCAGGCCGGCCATGTCGATCTCGTTGTCGAAGTGGCCGATGTTGCCGACGATCGCCTGGTGCTTCATGCGGGCGATGTCGGACGCCATGATGATGTCCTTGTTGCCCGTGGTCGTGATGAAGATGTCCGCCGTCTCCACCACGTCCTCCAGTGTGGCGACCTGGTAGCCGTCCATCGCCGCCTGGAGCGCGCAGATCGGGTCGATCTCGGTGACGACGACCCGCGCGCCCTGGCCGCGCAGGGACTCCGCCGATCCCTTGCCGACGTCCCCGTAGCCGCAGACGACGGCCGTCTTGCCGCCGATGAGGACGTCCGTGGCGCGGTTGATGCCGTCGATGAGCGAGTGGCGGCAGCCGTACTTGTTGTCGAACTTGGACTTCGTCACGGCGTCGTTCACGTTGATCGCCGGGAAGAGCAGCGCGCCCTCGCGGTGCATCTCGTACAGACGGTGGACGCCCGTGGTGGTCTCCTCCGTCACGCCGCGGATGCCGGTGGCGATGGTCGACCAGTCGAGCTCACTGTTCTCCAACAGGGCCCGCATCACCGCCAGTTCCTCGTTGGCGGCCTCCGGCAGCCTGCCCGTCTTCTGGTACTCGACGCCCAGGTGGACGAGGACCGTCGCGTCCCCGCCGTCGTCCAGGATCATGTTCGGGCCGAGGTGCGGGGACCGACCGTCGGACGCAGCGGGGCCGTCGGCGTTCGGCCAGGTCAGCGCCTGCTCCGTACACCACCAGTACTCCTCCAGGGTCTCGCCCTTCCAGGCGAAGACCGGGATGCCGGCGGCGGCGATCGCGGCGGCGGCGTGGTCCTGCGTCGAGTAGATGTTGCAGGACACCCAGCGGACCTCCGCGCCGAGCGCGACCAGCGTCTCGATGAGGACGGCCGTCTGTACGGTCATGTGGAGGGAGCCGGTGATCCGCGCCCCCGCCAGGGGCCGCGTCGGCGCGTACTCGCGGCGGATCGACATCAGGCCCGGCATCTCGTGCTCCGCCAGGGTGATCTCCTTGCGGCCGAATGCGGCGAGGGAGATGTCGGCGACTTTGTAATCCGTGAATGCGTCAGACATGGACAACGCTCCTTGCGCTCATGATGGTTCGGTGGATTTCCAGGGCCGCCGTCGACTTGTTCAGCGTGATGTAGTGCAGGCCCGGCGCGCCCTCGTCGAGCAGCCGCAGGCCCATCCGCGTCGCGTGCTCCACGCCGATGCGGTAAGCCGCCTCCGGGTCGTCCTTCGCCGCCTCCAGGCGGTGTGCCAGGTCCTCGGGGAACGCGGCGTCGCTCAGCTCCGCGAAGCGCCGGATCTGGCGTACGTCCGTCGCCGGCATGATCTCCGGGATGATCGGGGTGTCGCAGCCGGCGGCCGCGACCCGGTCGCGCAGCCGCAGATAGTCCTCCGGGTCGAAGAACATCTGCGTGATGGCGTAGTCGGCGCCCGCCCGGCACTTGGCGACGAAGTGCGCCAGGTCGTCG is part of the Streptomyces sp. NBC_00250 genome and harbors:
- a CDS encoding non-ribosomal peptide synthetase family protein, which codes for MRTLDRLLYAETLHRPDATAVAYEDEILTFRELSEGALVLAQYLRSLGAAADTRVGVHIEPSLELVTATWGTLCSGAAYVPLSPEYPEERVRYMVEDSAARIVLTQDHLRARVTDLSPPGTTVVTLGDAVRHAWRTAGEEPEAYDIRETDLAYVIYTSGSTGRPKGVMVEHRSLAAQMRWLAAEHRLAPGAVVLQKTPMSFDAAQWEILAPAVGARVAVGPPGVYRDPEALIDTIRTHRATMLQGVPTLLQALVDTERLASCTTLRRVYSGGEILSRNLAAQLLAELPAAELINLYGPTECTINASSHTVDRATVCDPTGPAASTAIPIGRPAYGTTFHIRDGELCIGGVQVARGYLDRPELTAERFITTDSGERLYRTGDLAHWNEDGTVQFAGRADNQIKLRGFRVELDEIALAIENHDWVKNAAVIVKDEPRTGFQNLVACVELSPKEAALMDQGNHGAHHQSKESKLQVKAQLSNAGTRPDADLAGLPTVVLAGSTPTDRMRRTVFARKTYRFYEGGEATRADILAALARRPEGIGSRAVGSLTAADLGEVLRWCGQFTSEERLLPKYGYASPGALYATQLYVELRGIAGLEPGTYYYHPVRHQLYRTGEGTPGDTPLLRFAFQGLRSAIEPVYRNNIQEVLEIETGHMVGLFEEVLPGYGLDIRPYGEGDGSFEVVPYDEESRTAPEVDVYVQSHGTRVADLPEGQYAYVQGDLRQISSDLVEKKHVIAINQAVYGRASFGITVISRTAATNRAYIDLGRALQRLQLGGHGLGFMPSGYGSKSGRPLPSARRVDEILAAAGRPAGPSYFFVGGRVSEEQRLSEGMYEDTVHMKGPAEMIRDDLVHHLPDYMIPNRVVVLDRLPLSANGKVDTKALGELAVVNAGLHGRPHVRPRTRTESRLTEIWSAALKYEDVEAVSVLDDFFESGGNSLIAVALVTRINREFGARLPLQILFDRPTIEKLAHRLDGAAAAPASRLVRLHAAGAQPPVYCWPGLGGYTMNLRHLADEIGIDRPFYGVQAYGINRGEEPYATIREMAAADVEAIRRRRPTGPYTLWGYSFGARVAFESAHLLEAAGEQVENLFLIAPGSPKVRSSRTGGANYENPAFVTILYSVFAGVVDPTVEAADRESFVKRVAADFPALEEDLIGRIVSIVEETFEFTYTFRELSERQVKGPVTIFKASGDDYSFLENTAGWSTRPPTVVELDADHYSLLRQPDLKELVKKIRYRLGQ
- a CDS encoding maleylpyruvate isomerase family mycothiol-dependent enzyme codes for the protein MCTNDDGRDPWLPDRLLRTERDLLMPLLRRTPEEAYELRTACPGWTARQVLAHCGAALVRIVEDRLEEGVFLPEANACDVAEREDWPLARILDELERGLTEAGPVIARREDGRLDAVALGEWVHAGDVREAFGEPGAYCGKALELALPLLSVTSRKRETPRLVGVLEDGTTSRVSLGNEIEGRPPATFKGDASTLIRIYAGRPLVRTRYELRGATEQELLIYR
- the ahcY gene encoding adenosylhomocysteinase, whose product is MSDAFTDYKVADISLAAFGRKEITLAEHEMPGLMSIRREYAPTRPLAGARITGSLHMTVQTAVLIETLVALGAEVRWVSCNIYSTQDHAAAAIAAAGIPVFAWKGETLEEYWWCTEQALTWPNADGPAASDGRSPHLGPNMILDDGGDATVLVHLGVEYQKTGRLPEAANEELAVMRALLENSELDWSTIATGIRGVTEETTTGVHRLYEMHREGALLFPAINVNDAVTKSKFDNKYGCRHSLIDGINRATDVLIGGKTAVVCGYGDVGKGSAESLRGQGARVVVTEIDPICALQAAMDGYQVATLEDVVETADIFITTTGNKDIIMASDIARMKHQAIVGNIGHFDNEIDMAGLARIPGIVKDEVKPQVHTWTFEDGKVVIVLSEGRLLNLGNATGHPSFVMSNSFADQTLAQIELFTKASDYPVGVYTLPKHLDEKVARLHLDALGVRLTTLRPEQASYIGVPVEGPYKPDHYRY